The following are from one region of the Cytobacillus firmus genome:
- the thiT gene encoding energy-coupled thiamine transporter ThiT — protein MKKLRLIAMIEASFFAAFAIILDFLPSIKLSPSISISAAMIPIFILAFRWGFKVSFIAGLLWGILQIAMGDAWIATPLQAFIEYFVAFACIGFAGLFYRVIQNQLRTGNKKKALGWVVVAVFIGSLARYFWHFIAGVLFFGSYAPEGMSPVLFSFLANGATMLGAAILCSIVAVLIISSAPRLIIRKSVESLQTHKNAS, from the coding sequence ATGAAGAAATTAAGGTTAATTGCAATGATAGAGGCTTCGTTCTTTGCTGCCTTTGCTATCATTCTTGATTTTCTGCCATCCATCAAGCTGTCGCCATCCATTTCCATATCTGCCGCGATGATTCCCATTTTCATTCTGGCTTTCAGGTGGGGCTTTAAGGTCAGCTTCATTGCAGGCCTCTTATGGGGGATTTTGCAGATTGCCATGGGGGATGCCTGGATTGCCACTCCGCTTCAGGCATTTATCGAGTATTTTGTGGCATTTGCCTGTATTGGATTTGCCGGTTTGTTTTACCGCGTTATCCAAAATCAGCTGCGCACCGGCAATAAGAAGAAAGCGCTGGGCTGGGTGGTCGTGGCGGTATTTATCGGAAGCCTCGCCCGATATTTCTGGCATTTCATAGCAGGTGTGCTTTTCTTCGGAAGCTATGCACCAGAAGGGATGTCACCGGTCCTCTTTTCCTTCCTGGCAAACGGCGCAACCATGCTTGGAGCGGCCATTCTCTGCTCAATCGTGGCTGTCTTAATTATTTCATCGGCACCGAGATTAATCATTCGAAAATCGGTTGAAAGTCTTCAAACTCACAAGAATGCTTCATGA
- a CDS encoding lmo0937 family membrane protein: protein MLWTLAGILLVLWIFGLIFKVAGGIIHILLVIAAIIIVVNFIRGRASGRG from the coding sequence ATGCTTTGGACCTTAGCAGGTATTCTGCTTGTATTATGGATTTTCGGATTAATATTTAAAGTAGCTGGAGGCATTATTCATATTCTGCTGGTAATAGCAGCGATCATCATTGTGGTTAACTTTATTAGAGGAAGAGCATCAGGCAGGGGGTAA
- a CDS encoding CBS domain-containing protein, with product MGTEIKMNLSERFEAAFNRIHKALKQSAKQARTDRFYKLIEIQKNHSLIRLYEDDLHQFAKLRNAIVHEKIDLDYYIAEPHLETVEKIELIAGHFEKPKTAMSIAATPVFYFYEDGKLSDVLAIINKFSHSQFPIYSREEEYSWLLTSADIVKWMAEHFTEETIQLKKVKIKELFNKKSKHQIAFAAPNTSIFDLEDMFEESRNKNEKLEGIIVTENGKPTEKPKGIITAWDLLEADSEN from the coding sequence GTGGGTACAGAAATAAAAATGAACTTATCAGAAAGATTCGAGGCTGCCTTTAACCGCATTCACAAGGCCTTGAAACAATCTGCTAAACAAGCCCGAACAGACAGATTTTACAAGCTGATTGAAATACAGAAAAACCATTCGCTGATTCGATTATATGAGGATGATTTACATCAGTTTGCCAAACTGAGAAATGCTATTGTACATGAAAAAATTGATCTGGATTATTATATAGCAGAACCTCACCTGGAAACGGTGGAAAAAATTGAACTGATTGCCGGCCATTTTGAAAAGCCCAAAACCGCGATGTCGATTGCTGCCACACCCGTATTTTATTTTTATGAAGATGGCAAGCTTTCAGATGTACTGGCCATTATCAATAAATTTTCGCATTCCCAGTTCCCCATTTATTCGCGCGAAGAGGAATATTCCTGGCTGCTAACATCGGCAGATATCGTAAAATGGATGGCTGAGCATTTTACGGAAGAAACGATTCAGCTGAAAAAGGTGAAAATCAAAGAGCTTTTCAACAAGAAATCGAAGCACCAAATAGCCTTTGCCGCACCGAATACTTCCATTTTCGATTTGGAGGATATGTTTGAGGAGAGCAGAAATAAAAATGAAAAGCTTGAAGGAATCATTGTAACCGAGAATGGAAAGCCGACTGAAAAACCAAAAGGCATCATTACAGCCTGGGACCTGCTGGAGGCAGATTCAGAAAATTAA
- a CDS encoding ABC transporter ATP-binding protein, which translates to MTDNTIIRFNSVTKRYDNDPPVLKDVSFEIERGKFYTLLGPSGCGKTTILRLIAGFTEPSEGDIYFNGKIINHVPANKRQVNTVFQDYALFPHLNVFENIAFGLKIKKMKKAEIEKKVKEALKFVNLEGYENREIREMSGGQRQRVAIARAIVNEPEVILLDEPLSALDLKLRTEMQYELRELQRNLGITFIFVTHDQEEALAMSDEIFVLNSGSIEQSGTPTDIYDEPINRFVADFIGESNIVAGTMIKDYQVQFAGKLFECVDGGFEPNEEVEIVIRPEDLAITAPDDGKLKVKVDSQLFRGVHYEISCYDSDGNEWLVHSTKKATVGDQIGLYFDPEAIHVMRHGETEEEFDKRLEAYEEGSHEN; encoded by the coding sequence ATGACAGATAACACCATTATCCGTTTTAATTCGGTGACAAAAAGATATGATAATGACCCGCCAGTTTTAAAAGATGTCAGCTTTGAAATTGAACGCGGGAAGTTCTATACCCTGTTAGGGCCATCGGGCTGCGGGAAAACGACGATATTGCGGCTGATTGCCGGCTTTACTGAACCGTCTGAAGGGGATATTTATTTTAATGGGAAAATCATTAATCATGTTCCTGCAAACAAAAGACAAGTAAACACGGTTTTCCAGGATTATGCCCTGTTTCCGCATCTGAACGTATTTGAAAATATTGCATTCGGCTTAAAAATCAAAAAAATGAAGAAAGCGGAGATTGAGAAAAAAGTAAAAGAAGCACTGAAGTTTGTAAACCTTGAAGGCTATGAAAACCGGGAAATTAGAGAAATGTCAGGAGGGCAGCGCCAGCGTGTTGCCATCGCAAGAGCCATTGTCAATGAGCCTGAGGTCATTCTCCTGGATGAGCCCCTATCCGCACTTGACCTGAAGCTGCGGACCGAAATGCAGTATGAGCTTAGGGAGCTGCAGAGGAATCTTGGCATCACGTTTATATTCGTTACACATGACCAGGAGGAAGCACTGGCCATGTCAGATGAAATCTTCGTGCTTAACAGCGGAAGCATTGAGCAGAGCGGCACTCCTACTGATATTTATGACGAGCCGATCAATCGCTTTGTAGCTGATTTTATTGGTGAATCCAATATTGTTGCCGGAACGATGATCAAGGATTATCAGGTCCAGTTTGCCGGGAAGTTATTTGAGTGTGTTGACGGAGGCTTTGAGCCCAATGAAGAGGTTGAGATCGTGATCCGGCCTGAAGATCTCGCTATTACAGCCCCGGATGATGGGAAGCTGAAGGTTAAAGTTGACTCCCAGCTATTCAGGGGAGTGCATTATGAGATCAGCTGCTATGACAGCGATGGAAATGAATGGCTCGTCCACTCAACCAAAAAGGCGACCGTTGGGGATCAAATTGGTCTGTATTTCGACCCTGAAGCGATTCATGTCATGAGACATGGTGAAACCGAAGAGGAATTTGATAAGCGATTAGAAGCTTATGAAGAGGGAAGCCATGAGAACTAA
- the queD gene encoding 6-carboxytetrahydropterin synthase QueD encodes MYGFRIVEKLQKINEDIKPDQLKYHHKRVMVSKEFTFDSAHHLHCYEGKCKNLHGHTYKVIFGISGFVDDRGLMIDFGDIKEIWKNEIEIYLDHKYLNETLPPMNTTAENMVVWIYEKMTESLQNRKEQYDGARVEFVRLFETPTSYAEARREWMEVE; translated from the coding sequence ATGTACGGTTTCAGGATTGTTGAAAAACTCCAAAAGATCAATGAAGACATTAAGCCGGATCAATTGAAATACCACCACAAGCGTGTAATGGTCAGCAAAGAATTCACTTTTGATTCAGCCCACCATCTCCATTGCTATGAAGGCAAATGCAAAAACCTGCACGGCCACACCTATAAGGTGATTTTTGGCATAAGCGGATTCGTGGATGACAGAGGGTTAATGATTGACTTCGGCGACATAAAAGAAATCTGGAAAAATGAGATTGAGATATACCTTGACCATAAGTACCTCAATGAAACGCTGCCACCTATGAATACGACAGCCGAGAATATGGTTGTGTGGATTTATGAAAAAATGACAGAAAGCCTTCAAAACAGAAAAGAGCAATATGACGGAGCAAGAGTAGAATTTGTGCGCCTTTTTGAAACTCCTACAAGCTATGCGGAAGCCAGAAGGGAGTGGATGGAGGTTGAGTAA
- the queE gene encoding 7-carboxy-7-deazaguanine synthase QueE: MSKIPVLEIFGPTIQGEGMVIGQKTMFVRTAGCDYSCSWCDSSFTWDGSAKDSIRQMEPDEIWKELKELGGDGFSFVTISGGNPALLKNLGEFISLLKAERIKLCLETQGSRWQDWFYEIDELTLSPKPPSSGMNTDFEVLDLIVNKLQTGRRVDQQFSLKIVVFDDADYEYAKDVHKRYPGVPFYLQVGNDDTVTADDRDLLQRLLDKYDWLIEKTIHDNELTDVKVLPQLHTYIWGNKRGV; encoded by the coding sequence TTGAGTAAAATTCCTGTTCTGGAAATCTTCGGGCCGACCATTCAGGGGGAAGGAATGGTGATCGGCCAGAAAACGATGTTCGTCCGAACAGCTGGATGTGATTATTCATGCAGCTGGTGTGATTCCTCCTTCACCTGGGATGGCAGTGCGAAGGACAGCATCCGCCAGATGGAACCGGATGAAATTTGGAAGGAGCTTAAAGAACTCGGCGGGGACGGATTTTCTTTCGTAACCATCTCAGGCGGCAATCCGGCTCTTCTGAAAAATTTAGGTGAATTTATTTCTCTGCTAAAAGCTGAACGAATTAAGCTCTGCCTCGAAACACAGGGAAGCCGCTGGCAGGATTGGTTTTATGAAATTGATGAACTGACCCTGTCCCCAAAGCCGCCGAGTTCAGGCATGAATACGGACTTTGAAGTGCTTGATCTGATCGTGAATAAACTGCAGACCGGCAGAAGGGTAGATCAGCAGTTCTCTCTGAAGATCGTTGTTTTTGATGATGCGGATTATGAATATGCAAAAGACGTTCATAAGCGCTATCCAGGGGTTCCGTTTTATCTGCAGGTTGGGAATGATGATACGGTAACAGCAGATGACCGGGATTTACTCCAAAGACTCCTGGATAAATATGACTGGCTTATTGAAAAAACGATTCATGACAATGAGCTGACAGATGTGAAAGTACTTCCGCAGCTGCATACCTATATATGGGGCAATAAGCGGGGAGTGTAG
- a CDS encoding ABC transporter permease, whose product MRTNSRNFYLIPYVLWIALFVVTPLLLVLYYSFFDIEGHLTLENYRKFFTPVYLKMTLSSFWYAFIITLFSLLIAYPTAYLLTKTKHKQLWLLLIILPSWINLLLKAYAFLGIFGTYGAANSFLEAVGIGGRQILFTDFSFIFVSVYIFLPFMILPIFNSLDELNPTLLDASNDLGGSSWVTFKRVIFPLTLDGVKAGCQIVFIPALSLFMLTRLIAGNRVITLGTAIEQHFLVTQDWGMGSTIAVFLIIAMVLIMVLTGRRKRGIL is encoded by the coding sequence ATGAGAACTAATTCCCGCAATTTTTATTTAATACCTTATGTGCTTTGGATTGCCCTCTTTGTTGTGACGCCTTTGCTTCTTGTTTTGTATTATTCATTCTTTGATATTGAAGGGCATCTCACACTGGAGAATTATCGGAAATTCTTTACGCCTGTTTATTTAAAAATGACGTTAAGCTCCTTTTGGTATGCCTTTATAATAACATTATTTTCATTGCTGATCGCATATCCAACGGCCTACTTGCTTACAAAAACAAAGCATAAGCAGCTATGGCTGTTATTGATCATCCTGCCATCCTGGATTAATCTGCTTTTGAAAGCCTATGCTTTCCTTGGCATCTTCGGGACATATGGCGCTGCGAATAGCTTTCTGGAAGCGGTGGGAATCGGCGGAAGACAAATCCTGTTTACGGATTTCAGCTTTATTTTTGTGTCGGTCTATATTTTTCTTCCTTTTATGATATTGCCAATATTTAATTCTTTGGATGAATTGAATCCAACGCTTTTGGATGCTTCCAATGATCTGGGCGGGTCTTCCTGGGTAACATTCAAGCGTGTTATCTTTCCATTGACACTGGATGGCGTGAAAGCAGGATGCCAGATTGTCTTTATCCCTGCTTTATCATTATTCATGCTGACAAGACTGATTGCAGGAAACCGTGTCATCACTCTTGGAACCGCCATTGAGCAGCACTTTCTTGTAACACAGGATTGGGGAATGGGCTCTACCATTGCCGTCTTCCTGATTATTGCCATGGTGCTCATTATGGTGCTGACAGGCAGAAGAAAGCGGGGGATCCTATAA
- a CDS encoding ABC transporter permease, translated as MKNNRKWPAVYLALIFIILYAPIFYLIFYSFNSGGTMYQFEGFTLDWYRELFADTRLLIIVLNTVIIALLSAAISTIIGVAGALAIAYARKRRVKNTLLSLNNVLIVSPDVIIGASFLILFTMIGLKLGFVSVLLAHIAFSVPIVVLMVLPKIEEMSTSMIYAAMDLGASRLDVLTKVILPYITPGVFAGFFMALTYSLDDFAVTFFVTGNGFTTLSVEIYSLARRGVSLNINALSALLFLFTIILVTGYYFITKRNEKPNGMGVRQ; from the coding sequence ATGAAAAATAACAGGAAATGGCCGGCAGTTTATTTGGCTCTTATCTTTATCATCCTGTACGCCCCGATCTTTTACTTAATATTTTATTCCTTCAACAGCGGAGGAACCATGTATCAGTTCGAAGGATTTACTTTGGATTGGTATCGGGAGCTGTTTGCGGATACCCGATTGCTCATTATTGTCCTGAACACTGTGATTATTGCTCTTTTATCTGCAGCGATATCCACCATCATTGGAGTGGCCGGGGCACTTGCAATTGCTTATGCACGAAAACGAAGAGTAAAAAACACGCTGCTATCACTGAATAATGTGCTGATTGTCAGCCCGGATGTCATTATTGGCGCGTCGTTTTTAATTCTCTTTACGATGATCGGTCTTAAGCTTGGGTTTGTATCTGTTTTACTGGCACACATTGCCTTCAGTGTTCCGATTGTCGTCCTGATGGTTTTGCCTAAGATTGAAGAAATGAGCACATCGATGATTTATGCTGCTATGGATCTTGGGGCCAGCAGATTGGATGTACTGACTAAGGTCATACTCCCTTATATCACTCCTGGAGTTTTCGCAGGCTTTTTTATGGCCCTGACCTATTCCCTGGATGATTTTGCCGTCACTTTCTTTGTTACAGGCAATGGCTTTACCACTTTGTCTGTTGAGATTTATTCTCTGGCAAGAAGGGGAGTTTCATTAAATATCAATGCTTTATCCGCTTTGCTTTTCCTATTTACTATCATTCTGGTTACAGGCTATTACTTTATTACAAAGCGCAATGAGAAGCCGAATGGAATGGGGGTAAGGCAATGA
- a CDS encoding AAA family ATPase encodes MKSRLKKPSTIISIALVVTVILAAVIWTVQAGKKDVTVPFSSVEKIIASQDGKTVAVQEYKNGKLLITAPDGEYISHVPPNSEMVDKLVETYNIQYSFANTGPLTPWILGGVVLLFIAVGIYLFKSGKGGMGATNTMKQSVSKPKALPTISLEDVGGIQEEMKEEIMQTLSILKEPERSLKMGIKPPKGILLYGPPGTGKTLLAQAIAKELGATFFSTSGSGFNELFVGVGASRVRNLFQNARKHSPAVVFIDEVDALAGRRKQHGGEESEKTLTELLVQLDGGHSNDGILFIAATNRKDMLDEAFLRPGRIDFSFNVPLPDTKGRREIINIHTRNRLLAEDVMTTLGDLAESTSGFSGADLHSLFETASRRAVRNGQEIISKEDLDYALDRTILGTTTRALQDAGTKQRVAIHEAGHALVAALTKPGSVRKATIIPRGEALGYVAPIQKELHLSTTSELLDQVAMILAGGVSERMILGEHSIGVSGDVKQAKHIIEQMVDTGLLDNGFELTFNKGQKEAKMQDLFQKALERCELIIANHQPQFEKLVEALLEKETLEGSEVQELAGELKAELVIA; translated from the coding sequence TTGAAATCACGTCTTAAGAAGCCTTCGACGATTATTTCTATTGCATTGGTAGTCACGGTGATTTTGGCTGCGGTTATTTGGACCGTACAAGCAGGAAAAAAGGATGTGACTGTCCCGTTCTCTTCTGTGGAAAAAATTATAGCTTCCCAGGATGGAAAGACTGTTGCAGTACAGGAATATAAAAATGGAAAACTTCTGATAACAGCTCCTGACGGAGAGTACATCTCCCATGTGCCTCCCAACAGTGAGATGGTTGATAAATTAGTAGAAACCTATAATATACAATATTCGTTCGCAAACACAGGACCTTTAACCCCCTGGATTCTGGGCGGTGTAGTCCTTTTGTTCATAGCCGTTGGAATTTACCTGTTTAAATCAGGAAAAGGCGGAATGGGCGCTACAAATACAATGAAGCAAAGTGTCTCGAAGCCTAAAGCCCTGCCTACTATTTCGCTTGAAGATGTTGGCGGGATCCAGGAAGAAATGAAAGAGGAAATCATGCAGACTCTTTCCATTTTAAAAGAACCTGAGCGCTCGTTAAAAATGGGGATCAAGCCGCCGAAGGGAATTCTTTTATACGGGCCTCCCGGAACGGGAAAAACCTTGCTGGCTCAGGCAATTGCCAAGGAGCTTGGAGCAACTTTCTTTTCAACAAGCGGTTCCGGGTTTAATGAATTATTCGTAGGTGTTGGTGCATCCCGTGTCAGAAACCTTTTCCAGAATGCCAGAAAGCATTCTCCTGCTGTCGTCTTTATTGACGAGGTAGATGCACTTGCAGGACGAAGAAAGCAGCATGGCGGAGAAGAAAGTGAAAAAACATTAACTGAACTGCTGGTCCAGCTTGACGGCGGACATTCCAATGATGGAATATTATTTATTGCCGCCACAAACCGGAAGGATATGCTCGACGAAGCATTCCTGCGTCCTGGACGAATTGACTTCTCTTTCAATGTCCCTCTTCCAGATACAAAGGGTCGGAGAGAGATCATCAATATCCATACGAGAAATAGATTGCTGGCTGAAGATGTTATGACAACTCTGGGCGATCTTGCAGAAAGCACTTCCGGATTTTCAGGCGCCGATCTTCATTCCCTTTTCGAAACGGCAAGCCGCAGAGCAGTCCGAAACGGCCAGGAAATTATTTCAAAAGAAGATTTGGATTATGCGCTTGACCGTACCATTTTGGGAACGACCACCCGGGCGCTGCAAGATGCCGGAACGAAGCAGCGGGTTGCAATCCATGAAGCAGGCCATGCCTTAGTGGCTGCCTTAACAAAACCGGGTTCCGTCCGGAAAGCAACCATCATTCCGCGTGGCGAAGCCCTTGGGTATGTAGCTCCTATCCAAAAAGAACTTCACTTATCGACAACAAGTGAATTGCTTGACCAGGTCGCGATGATACTCGCCGGCGGTGTATCAGAACGAATGATTCTTGGCGAGCACAGCATTGGGGTGAGCGGTGATGTTAAACAAGCGAAGCATATCATAGAGCAAATGGTTGATACAGGGTTACTTGATAACGGCTTCGAGCTTACTTTCAACAAAGGACAAAAAGAAGCTAAAATGCAGGATCTATTCCAAAAAGCATTAGAAAGATGCGAATTGATTATCGCCAATCATCAGCCTCAATTTGAGAAACTGGTAGAAGCCCTTCTGGAAAAAGAAACATTGGAAGGCAGCGAAGTCCAGGAGCTTGCTGGAGAATTGAAGGCAGAATTGGTTATAGCATGA
- the pxpB gene encoding 5-oxoprolinase subunit PxpB: MLYTVHPLGDNAVLIELGNEISEDAHQKVQTLTAFLEKHPPEWMIEYIPAYTTVTVFYNPFEIYQHSNGELPLDYICSLIKPLMEELGENKAMEARVVEIPVCYGGEFGPDLDYVAEHNGLTPDEVIDIHSSGSYLVYMIGFAPGFPFIGGMSEQIAAPRRDTPRLKIPERTVGIAGMQTGIYPIETPGGWQLIGRTPVQLFRPLDESPTLLKAGDKIKFKPISLEEYHHWEERDQ, translated from the coding sequence ATGCTATACACTGTACATCCTTTAGGAGACAATGCTGTTCTAATTGAACTTGGGAACGAAATCAGTGAGGATGCACATCAAAAAGTGCAGACACTGACAGCCTTTCTCGAGAAACATCCTCCAGAATGGATGATAGAATACATACCAGCTTACACGACCGTTACTGTTTTTTATAATCCATTTGAGATCTATCAGCATTCAAATGGAGAACTTCCACTTGACTACATATGTTCTCTCATAAAACCGCTTATGGAAGAGCTGGGTGAAAATAAGGCAATGGAAGCAAGAGTTGTCGAAATACCGGTTTGCTATGGAGGAGAATTCGGCCCTGATCTTGATTATGTTGCCGAACATAACGGACTTACCCCTGATGAAGTAATAGACATTCACTCTTCAGGCAGCTATCTGGTCTATATGATCGGCTTCGCGCCAGGGTTTCCTTTTATCGGCGGAATGTCAGAACAAATTGCCGCACCAAGACGGGATACACCACGGTTAAAAATTCCAGAGCGTACAGTTGGGATTGCCGGGATGCAGACCGGGATTTACCCGATCGAGACGCCAGGAGGCTGGCAGCTGATCGGCCGCACTCCTGTTCAGCTGTTTCGCCCATTGGATGAATCCCCTACCTTGTTAAAAGCTGGCGATAAAATTAAATTCAAGCCAATCAGTCTGGAAGAATACCATCATTGGGAGGAGAGGGATCAATGA
- the queC gene encoding 7-cyano-7-deazaguanine synthase QueC has protein sequence MKNDKALVVFSGGQDSTTCLFWAKERFAEVEAVTFNYNQRHKLEIECAQHIAKDLGIRHHILDMSLLNQLAPNALTRDDIEVKDGEKGELPSTFVPGRNLLFLSFAGVLASQINARHIITGVCETDFSGYPDCRDMFIKSLNVTLNLSMDGQFVIHTPLMWLNKAETWKLADDLDALEYVRKNTLTCYNGIPADGCGECPACHLRQKGLEEYLSEKGEL, from the coding sequence ATGAAAAATGATAAAGCGCTCGTTGTTTTCAGCGGCGGCCAGGACAGTACAACCTGCTTATTCTGGGCAAAAGAACGTTTTGCCGAGGTGGAAGCAGTCACTTTTAATTATAATCAGCGGCATAAGCTTGAAATTGAATGTGCCCAGCATATAGCAAAAGATCTGGGAATCAGGCATCATATCCTTGATATGTCCCTTTTGAATCAGCTTGCCCCAAATGCACTGACCCGTGATGATATCGAAGTAAAGGATGGAGAGAAGGGCGAACTACCATCCACATTTGTACCAGGGAGAAACCTTTTATTCCTGTCCTTTGCCGGTGTGCTTGCGAGTCAAATCAATGCAAGGCATATTATTACAGGGGTATGCGAGACAGATTTCAGCGGCTACCCTGATTGCCGGGATATGTTTATAAAATCACTTAATGTCACACTGAACCTGTCGATGGATGGGCAGTTTGTGATCCATACGCCTTTAATGTGGCTTAATAAAGCTGAGACATGGAAGCTTGCAGATGACTTGGATGCCCTTGAGTATGTGCGTAAAAATACGCTGACATGCTACAACGGCATTCCGGCAGATGGCTGCGGTGAGTGTCCTGCCTGCCATTTAAGACAAAAGGGCCTTGAAGAATACCTCAGCGAAAAGGGGGAGCTTTAA
- a CDS encoding divergent polysaccharide deacetylase family protein, which translates to MKRYFSIFVLIFSFGSVGTPISAASQKPELAIVIDDLGNNMKGTKEMMELPVTLTAAIMPFMPTTKEDAELANKNGHEVIIHMPMEPKRGKSSWLGPGAITTDLTDEEIRSRVESAIKEVPHAVGMNHHMGSRATENERVMRVVLEVCKEHGLFYLDSKTTGKSVVGKLANEIGVPYVENNIFFDDIYTTAHITKQADRLAEKLVKNERIIAIGHVGITGTKMVSVLKEYIPVYKEKAQIVPLSELIPGYELIDDGP; encoded by the coding sequence ATGAAAAGATACTTCAGCATATTTGTATTGATTTTTTCATTCGGAAGTGTAGGAACTCCCATAAGTGCTGCTTCCCAAAAACCTGAGTTGGCCATTGTCATTGACGATCTTGGGAACAATATGAAGGGAACAAAAGAAATGATGGAACTGCCGGTGACCTTGACAGCTGCCATCATGCCCTTCATGCCAACGACAAAAGAAGATGCAGAATTGGCAAATAAAAATGGGCATGAAGTCATCATTCATATGCCGATGGAGCCGAAAAGAGGAAAAAGCAGCTGGCTTGGTCCGGGGGCCATCACAACAGATTTAACAGATGAAGAAATCCGCAGCAGAGTAGAGAGCGCCATTAAAGAAGTGCCCCATGCGGTCGGCATGAATCATCATATGGGTTCAAGAGCCACTGAAAATGAACGGGTCATGAGAGTTGTCCTTGAAGTATGTAAAGAACATGGTTTATTTTATCTTGACAGCAAAACAACCGGAAAAAGCGTCGTCGGCAAGCTGGCAAATGAAATAGGTGTCCCTTATGTCGAAAACAATATTTTCTTCGATGATATTTACACGACAGCACATATCACAAAACAGGCAGACAGACTTGCTGAAAAGCTTGTGAAAAACGAACGCATCATCGCAATCGGCCATGTCGGCATCACAGGTACAAAGATGGTTAGTGTGCTAAAAGAGTATATACCTGTATATAAAGAAAAAGCTCAAATTGTGCCGCTGTCAGAACTGATTCCAGGCTACGAACTGATTGATGACGGACCTTAA
- a CDS encoding ABC transporter substrate-binding protein has translation MKKLIQALAAVLIVSSALLYIVSGLNTSQGYTSGNTLTIFNWGDYIDAELVDKFEQETGIKVIYETFDSNEAMMTKIEQGGTAYDIAVPSEYAIEKMKEEDLLLPVDHSKIPNLKYIDQRFIDLPFDPGNAYSIPYFWGTVGILYNTDILGEKKITSWNDLWDPELKNQILLIDGAREVMGMGLNSLHYSLNDKDKNHLIDAKEKLDRLTPNIKAIVGDEIRMLMENDEAGIGVVWSGTAQELMWEKDNLEYVVPEEGSNLWFDNMVIPKTAKNPEAAHQFMNFMLDPENAAQNTEYVGYSTPNKEALNYMDEETISDERFYPNEEMTARLEVYENLGKRMLSYYNELFLEFKMHKK, from the coding sequence ATGAAGAAGCTTATTCAGGCACTCGCCGCCGTATTAATCGTTTCATCCGCCTTGTTGTACATCGTTTCCGGGCTGAATACCTCCCAGGGCTACACAAGCGGCAATACATTGACCATTTTTAACTGGGGCGATTATATTGATGCAGAACTGGTGGATAAGTTCGAACAGGAAACAGGCATTAAAGTCATCTATGAAACATTCGATTCCAATGAAGCGATGATGACAAAAATTGAACAGGGCGGCACAGCCTATGATATTGCAGTCCCATCAGAATATGCGATTGAAAAAATGAAAGAGGAAGACCTGCTGCTGCCGGTTGATCATTCTAAAATTCCGAACCTGAAATATATTGATCAGCGTTTTATTGACCTGCCTTTTGATCCCGGAAATGCATATTCGATTCCCTATTTTTGGGGCACAGTTGGCATTCTTTATAACACCGATATTTTGGGTGAAAAAAAAATCACGAGCTGGAATGATCTGTGGGATCCTGAGTTAAAGAACCAGATCCTTCTGATTGATGGGGCAAGGGAAGTAATGGGCATGGGACTAAACAGTCTTCATTATTCTCTTAATGACAAAGATAAAAACCATTTAATCGATGCAAAAGAAAAACTCGATCGCCTTACACCTAACATTAAGGCCATTGTGGGTGATGAAATCAGAATGCTGATGGAAAATGATGAAGCCGGCATTGGCGTTGTTTGGTCCGGTACGGCACAGGAGCTCATGTGGGAGAAGGATAATCTTGAATATGTAGTTCCGGAAGAAGGCTCCAATCTCTGGTTTGATAATATGGTCATCCCTAAGACTGCCAAAAATCCGGAAGCGGCCCACCAGTTCATGAATTTCATGCTTGACCCGGAAAATGCGGCTCAAAATACAGAATACGTCGGATATTCAACGCCAAATAAAGAGGCACTGAACTATATGGACGAAGAAACAATCTCAGACGAACGCTTTTATCCTAATGAAGAAATGACAGCACGGCTGGAGGTTTATGAGAACCTCGGAAAAAGGATGCTTTCATATTATAATGAGCTCTTCCTTGAGTTTAAAATGCATAAGAAATAG